In the Dolichospermum flos-aquae CCAP 1403/13F genome, TACTACATCCTGCTGATAGTTTAGCGTGGCTTGATCCCATAAGTAGAGATTGAAGGCAGTTATTCACGTTTAGTTATTCTCTAATTTATTAAAAACATATTGTATTAAGTTCAATAAGTCATTAATATATTCCTTAAGATAGATTAATATATTCCTTTTTGCAAGACTTGGAAAAATTTTTTCCTTGCAAGCTCTAATTATAATACATTTAAATTGAAATATAACAAAATTCCCGACTTCTCTAAGAAATCGGGAATATGAAGTATCAATTGTAATTTGCCACCTAAGCAGATGGACGAGTTGCTTCTAATAAACTGGAAAAGTAGAAGCTTGTCCGCGTCATAGCTTGTCTTTGGACTGAAAAGCCATTTTTTCGCAGAATTTTGACTACATCAGCTTCACGATGTAAATAAGCGCGAGTGGTTTTACTCGGACCAGGAAAGAAAGTACCGATTTTTTTGAGGATAGTCAGGAAGAAGGTTTTCGGGGCAAAACTGAGAATGATTCGGTCTGAAGCTAAAGAACATAGATGAGAAATCATTTCATCAGCTTTGTTTTGAGGATAATGAATCAGAACATCTAGACAGATGACGGTATGATAATTGCCACTCAAAGATTCCAAATCCTGTACCGCAAAAGAGGGATTTACGGTATTGAACAAAGCCATGACAGCCCTATCCTGGGCTTCTGATACCATTTTAGCGGAAATGTCGCTGGCATAGACCTTAGCACCATCTATAGCCAGAGGAATACTCAGACTACCCACACCACAACCAGCATCACAAATTGATAATGATGGTAAATTGTTGTCAGCTTTTAACCAGCCGATGACATTATCCACAGTTTGCTGATGTCCAGTGCGAATATCTAGCTGGACTTTGTTGACTTCACCATCACCATAGATGCGTTGCCACCGATCAAAACCTGTGGAGTTGAAGTATTCGCGGACTATTGTTTTATCGTCGGCTGCGGTCATAAACTCAATTGTTAATTGTTCACAATTACTAAAACTATCATTTGTCATCCCAATTATATGTAGGGCTGCACAGAATCATGAAATCCATGAATTCATCCGTCCTTATCTGCGTTTATCTGCGTTTATCTGCGGTCAATTATTCTTGAAATCTGATTCTATGCAGCTTGATCTTAATTTGGTATCAGTGGATTCTCAGCGACAAAAATTCCAGCCAGTGTTAAATTCTTAAAAACCGACTAGCTAATTTAATCGCGTCAGCAATATCCACATCACCATCACCGTCAGCATCTAGAAATTGATTTAGTAATGGATTACCACCAGATTGTAAGAAACTCAAGACTAAAGGCACTAAACTTGGTAATAATTGTTGAATTGTATTCACATCTAAGCTAGTACCCTGGGCAGCATTTTTCGCTACTTCTGCTTGAATATCTGGAGAAAATAAGGTATCTACAGCTTGGGAATCGGCGGAAGTACCGGCAAATTGATTGACTAAATCTTGTACAGATTCACTTCCGTCGCTGGTTTGTTTTGCCTGTAAAGATGATTGTACTTGTTTACCAACTACTGATAAAACTGATTGCATGGTGGAAGAGTCTGCACCAATGCCATTACCTAATTGTTTCACTGTGGTAGCAATATTTATCAAGTTATCCAAACCACCTGGTTGATTGGAATTGCTAACCGCACCCAGAATTTGATCAAACAGTCCCATTAATTTTTTCCTGTTGTTTTTAATATCTCCTAATTATTAATAATACAGCAGAATTGAGCAATCAGGAGTCACCGAATAAAATCAAGATCATGATCTTGATGAATGAGAAATTGGGAGAAATATGGTAAATTCTGTACCTTGATTCCAGTCAGAATGAAAAGTAATTTTCCCCTGATGTTTTTTAACGACAATTTCATGGGTAATTGCTAAACCTAAACCAGTCCCAACACCTCTGGGTTTAGTGGTGAAAAAGTTTTCAAATATTTTCTGCTGATTTTCTGGAGGAATACCTGAACCATTATCTATAATTTTAATTAATACCCAGTCATTTTCTTGCCGTTCAGTAGTTATGTTTATTGCTGGTGAAAATTCAGAATTTTGAGCAGATTTTTCTTCTATAGCATCAATAGCATTACTTAAAAGATTCATGAAAACTTGATACAATAATCCTGTATAACCGGTTATTTGGGGAATTTCTCCATAGTTTTTGATAACGCTAATTTTATTTTTAAGGCGATTATTCAAAATTAATAATGTACTATCTAGACAAAAAGGAATATCTAATAATTGTGATTTATTTTCATCTACACGCACAAAATCTTTTAAACTCCGAACAATTTCTTTAGTTCGTTCTGCGCCAATTGTCATAGACTGAAAAAGTTTAGGTATGTCTTCTGCTAAAAATTCTAAATCAATTTCTTCCGCTACAGCTTGCACTTGTGGTGGTGCTTGGGGAATTTCTGATTGATATGTTTTCAGAAGTCTGAATAAATCATCAACATATTTGTGTGCGTGAATTAAATTGCCAGAGATAAAGTTTACAGGATTATTAATTTCATGGGCAATACCAGCTAACATTTGCCCTAAGCTGGACATTTTTTCACTTTGAATTAGTTTAGATTGGGATTCAGCTTGTTGTATTTCTAAAAGATGTTTTACTTGTTGAATTAGGAGATTTAAAGAGTTGGCTAAATCACCTATTTCATCTTGAATATTTATAGATATTTGTAAATCAAAATTTTCTTCATTGGTAACTTTTCGAGCAATATTAGTAACTTCTAAAATCGGTTGAGTAATAATTTTACTGGTGGATAAAGCGAGAATATTAGCTATTAATATGGAAGTTGCCATACTCACAATAATAATCACATCTTGTACTTTTAATGCGTGATTGTAAGCTAAATTTGCTTGTTCTTGAGTTTGTTTAATGGTTTCTCTTAGGGTTTCTAAACTGTAAGCGAAGTCAGAAAATTTCTCTACATTTTTAATTTGATATAATTTTAAAATTAACTGCTTTATTTCTGAATTTTTATTTGATTGTGCATCCAGTTGAGAAACTTTTTCGACTAATTCTTTGAGTAATTGGATGTAGCTGTTGATATTTCGTTGATATTTTTGACTCCAATCGGACAAATTACCATTTTTCTGGATTTGAGTAAAGTTTTGAAATTTAGTAAATTGAATTTCTAATTTATCTATTTCTGTGTTTAATTCAGCGATTTCTTTGGGTAACTTGTCTGGTTGATCTAATGTTGCTATAATCTTTTGTTGATGGATGAAAGATCCTAAAATTCCTCTTTGTAAATTATTGAGTAAAATATCTTCTTTATTGATTAAGATTGTCTTATTTCTAGCTCTTTGAAAATAGCTATTACCTACTAATAACCCTCCAGATGTACCTAAAACTGCTATTCCCAGGGAAAGAGTATACCCCAAGACAATTTTTTGTCTGATCCTCAAGGAAGGGAATAATTTTTTTAAAGAGCTAAAATGTTTAAATTCAGAGATAAAGTTCATATTGTGACTCGGCCTTTAACTTTCCCATGAAGTGGGGTGAGACAAAAAATGCGGAATTTAATAGCCGGTCATTAAGAGGTTGTTTGAAAAGTATTATATCAAACCCGTAATCTCCAAAAACCTAACCCCCCTACCCCCCTTCCCTGCAAGGGAATGGGGGTTTTAAAGCCTCTCCCCTGGTAGGGGAGAGGTTTGGAGAGGGGTCTGTTTACACATGAAAAACTTTTAAAACATCCTCTAAGGGAACACTGCACACAAACTGAATGTTAGTTTAGCAAAAATTGTGGCTTTTTACTTTCTCGCTGAGAAAAACACTGTATAGATCCTAAATTTTATCATTCATGTCCTTGTCTCGTATTGTTACACTAATTGTTGGCCTGATCGTCATTTTGGCGTTAACCCTATGGCTAATTGATTCTCTTTCCCGGTTGTACTGGCAGTTGTCCTATTCTCCGCTGTTGGGTAATTTACTATTATTACTGCTAGTTTTACTGATTGGTGGTTTAATTGCTGCCTTTGTTTATTACGTATTGGTGCTGCGGAAGGGAGAAGCAAAATCCCGTCGTCAACGCCCAAGAGTGACTTCTGCCCAAATTCCTGCGGCTAAATCTGATGCGGCTTCTTCTACCTTACAAGCGGTACGACAACAGGTAGCCCAAATTCAAGATGAGGTGACACGTCAAGCTTTGCTAAGTCGCACCAAGGAAATTGAAACGAATTTAGCGAGAGGGGAAATTCAAGTTGTGGTTTTTGGTACGGGTAGTGCCGGTAAAACTTCTCTGGTAAATGCGATTATGGGGCGGATAGTTGGTGAGGTGAATGCCCCAATGGGAACAACTCAGGTGGGAGAAACCTATTGTTTGCGCTTGAAGGGTTTGGAACGGAAGATTTTAATTACTGATACTCCAGGGATTTTAGAACCGGGGGTAGCGGGTACGGAACGGGAACAACTGGCTAGGGCTTTAGCGACAGAAGCGGATTTATTGTTATTTGTGGTAGATAATGATTTACGGCGTTCTGAATATGAACCACTGCGGGGTTTAGCGGAAATTGGTAAGCGATCGCTTTTAGTGCTGAATAAAACAGATTTATACACGGAGACTGATATAGAAGTGATCTTAGCCAGATTGCGGGAACGGGTACGCAGCTTTATTGCTACTAATGATGTGGTAGCGATCGCTGCTAATCCCCAAATAGCCGCATTAGAAACCGGCGAAACCTTCCAACCAGAAGCAGATATTATCCCCTTGTTACGGCGCATGGCCTCTATTTTACGCGCTGAAGGTGAAGATTTAGTAGCAGATAATATTCTCTTACAATCTCTGCGCTTAGGAGAAGAAGCTCGCAAACTTATAGACTCTCAACGTCGTCGCCAAGCTGATAAGATTGTAGATCGTTATCAATGGATTGGTGCGGGCGTAGTTTCTGTCACACCATTACCGATGGTAGATTTACTCGCAACCGCTGCTGTTAATGCCCAAATGGTAGTAGAAATTGGCAGGCTTTATGGTTGTGATTTAAACATGGAACGAGGTAAAGAATTAGCCCTATCTTTAGGAAAAACTATTGCTGGTTTAGGTATCGTTAAAGGGGCAATTGAATTATTATCAACGGCTTTGCAACTTAATGTGGCTACTTTTATTGTAGGGAGGGCAATTCAAGGAGTGACAGCCGCATATTTAACCCGCATTGCTGGGAAAAGCTTTATCGAGTATTTTCGTCATGATCAAGATTGGGGTGATGGGGGAATGACAGAAGTTGTGCAACAACAGTTTCAGATTAATCGCCGTGATGAGTTTATCAAAGTTTTTGTCCAAGAAGCGATCGCTAAGGTCGTCAAACCTTTAACTGATACCTTTGCAGAAAAAGAAGATTATAAGTAAAAATACTGAAATGATTATTGAATATTTCACATACTGAATTATTGCCTATAATTCCGGAAAATAGCAGCCGATGTCAGAAAAGATATATAAGGATTTCTGACTAACTAGATCATGACCAACCAGATGATCGGACAAGTATTACAAGATCGTTACCAAATTGTGCAACCACTTAGTGCAGGAGTGTTTGCACAAACATTTATTGCTGTGGATATGTACCACCCAGAAAAACCCAGATATGTTGTCAAACAATTGAAGGTGAATCACTATCAATCTACTTCCTATTTTGACCACCTAAGATTGCGGTTTTTAACAGAAACTGAAACCCTCAAACATTTAGGTCGTCATCCCCAAATTCCGGAACTTATTACCTATTTTGAAGAAAATGAGCGGTTTTATTTAGTCCAACAATTTATTCCTGGAGAGTCTTTAGCAGCAGAATTACCTCATGATCCTGAAAGTCATGGTAAATGGAGTCAAGTTGATATTATTAAGTTTCTAGAAGATGCTTTATCTATTCTTGAATTTATTCACTCTCAAGGCTTTATTCATTGTGATATTAAACCAGAAAACTTAATTAGACGAGCTATAGATGCCAGATTAGTATTAATTGATTTTGGCTCAATTCAACCAGTAGACTCTAGTATTGACACAGAATTTTCCATAGATCAAATTCCTGTCACATCATTGGGTTACATTCCCCCAGAACAATTTATTGGTCAAACCCAACCCAATAGTGACCTTTATTCCTTGGGAATAATTGCTATTCAAGCTATTACAGGACTATCTCCCTTAGAATTAGAAATTGATGCTGAAACTAATGAAATTATTTGGTGTGATCATGACACCTCTATCAATGATTATTTAGTTGCTTTCCTCAATCAGATGATCCGCTATCAACACCAAGAACGATTTCAATCTGCCAATGAAGCACTATGGTTACTCAAGCATATAGAATGGGACAATAACCCAGCAGAAATACAAATAGCAGAGTCTCAATTATCTGATAAAACTATTGAAACGACAGATCAAAAATCCCAACCATTACTAGCCGGACTGCGATTAGGTTTATTAATTAATTCGGTTCTACTAGGATTGGGAGTATATTCTTTATTTAATAATTCTCAAGCTTACTCAGCTACAGAAATTTTATATAAAGCCATAGCCAGATATCAATCTGGAGATTTACAAAAAGCCATTAATTTAGCTCGGTCAATCCCCCTTAATAGTAATGTTTATCCAGAAGCTCAAGCTTCAATTGAAGAATGGCAAAACCAATGGCAAAAAGATGCAAAACATTATGTTCTCACTGAAAAAGCTTTAAAAGAACGACGATGGACAGACGTATTATATCATGCACATAAAGTTCCAATTAATTCATATTGGAAATCGAAAATTCAGCCCCTAGTTGCACAAGCAAAATTAAATATTGAAGCCCAAACACAATCCTTATTAGCCAAAGCTTATGCAAAAGCCGAGGAGAGAGATTTCTCAACGGCTTTATATTATCTACAGCAAATACCTGAAGAAAGTTCTGCCGGTGCTATGGTTAAACAGAAATTAGCTGAGTACAATCAAAAACGTCAAGTTAGATCAGGATACTATTTATATCAAGCTCACAATCAAGCCTCTATAGGTAACTTTTTCGCAGCAATTAAACTACTGGAAAGAGTTCCTAAAGATGCTGAAGTTTATGCACAAGCAAGAGTCAAACTAGAAGAATATTCCCACAAGTTACGTCTACGTAATCAGCAACAAGAATTAGCTATCCTAAAAACAGTTCCCCTTGCTGAAAGACAAAACACTCCTATTCAGCGGAGAGTATCTCTTCAACCAGAAGATTATTTACAGGAAGTAAATATTCGTAATTAAGCTGAGAAATGGGGAATAGAAGATAATTTTACCAATTCCCCCCATCGTTATTTTCCGTTGTTGCATTGCTATTCTGGGTACGCGAATGTCTTTGTGCGATAATTCTGACTTGCAGAATCCCTCGGTTCACAACTGGGGGTATTTTTTTATCTATTCAATTAGACGGAAATAAATTAAATTTAAACTTTCCTATAGACAGAGACAATCTTCTAAAGATCAAGTTAGATTTACAGTTGAACTAGTCCACATTCCAATGTCTTTAATCATAGCCTCCAGTTATTTTTTAGGCTGGAGGTGATTCTTTATAAATCTTTGCTGCATCTCTATTTGATCATTGAAATACTTTTTCTAGATTATCCTGTTCTTTTTGTAATAAAGTGGTAATTTGTGTATACTCATTAAGTAATTCTGACTGCTAATGTAAATACTCCTAATACTGAACCAACTACTAACAAATATGAGAACAAAAAGCGATATTTAATTATCCACAACATTAGTTATTTCCTAAACGATATCCTATCCCATAAACAGTGTCGATAATTTTTTCAGATGCACCCACCACTTTTAATTTTTTGCGTAAATTATTGATGTGAGTTTTAACAGTATCTTCCCCAGAAATTTTATCAAATTCCCATAATTTATCTAAAAGAGATGTACGAGTTAAGACTGTTTTAAATCTTCCGCTAAGGGTTTAGCAATCCGTTGATCATCTTCTACAAGTAATATTTTCATGTTAATCGCCAGATTAGCTCTAAAAGAATTTATTTTAACAAAGTAGAAGTAGCATTAATAATAATTTGTGCCGAACCCGTGAAAAATTCTCTTTGGATATTTTTGGGAATATCACTAGGTTGATGGTAATGAGGACTACGTAGATTAGCGGTATCTGTTACCAGCAAAGCCCCTATTCCTTGATACCAAAACGGAGCATGATCACTGCGGAGGGTATCTGGTGTTAATAAACCTTTGAAGGGAATCGGTACTTTGAGGATTTTTGGTAAATTCTCACTAGAGTTGGCAAAAGTATTTAATAAATTTAAGTGTTCTACATCACCAACTACTGCTAAAAAATCTCCCTTGTCGCTAAGTGGTGTTACAGGCAAACCAGCGGGATATTTTTGACAGCCAGAAGTGTAACAAGCATAACCCACCATATCCATAATAATTACGCCTTGAAGATTTTGTAAATGGGCTGGTTGGTTGACAAAAGCTTTACTTCCTAAAAGTCCTGTTTCTTCTTGATCAAAAAATGCTAATTGTAATGTTTTTGGTGTGGAAATAGCAGTAAAAAGTCTGGCGATTTCTAATACTACAGCTATACCAGTGGCGTTATCATCTGCACCAGGAGAGGACTCAACTGTATCATAATGGGCAGCCACCAAAATTGTCCCAGTGGTTTTATTTGTTCCCAGTTTTTGGGTAAAAATATTCATACCGGCAGTAAACTTTTCTAACTTAGGTTTCCAGCCAAATTTGCTCAATTGATTTGTGATATATGTACGGGTACGCAATCGCTCCATTTTTGAATACCGCCGAAAATTCAACTTTTGAACATGAGCAAAAAGTTGATCACCATCAACCAATAGAGTATTATTTACCTTCAGGGGTTTTAACTGGGGTTGAGACTGTGGTACAGGAGCATTTTTAACTATCGGAATCATTTCAGATTGCTCAAAAAAACTTCCCATACCTATAAACACTATTATCCCTACCAGCACCCATGGCCATTTTTTGATCATGATTTAAACCCACCTAGAGGAAATAAAATATCCTAACTACACCAAGTTTGACAGCTTGTCTTTTGACATCAACATGATGATAAGAGATGTAAAAGGTATACTGTCGCAATTGCCAATTCCCACTTCCCATCATCAATATGCTAGATTTATTACTCATAACGCTTCTGGGGTTTCTGGGCAGTTTTGGACATTGCTTTGGGATGTGTGGACCCCTGACTGTAGCTTTTTCTCTGTCCAAGCAGCAGGAAAATCCGAGTTGGCAACAGCAATTAAAATTTCATACATTACTAAATTTAGGGCGAATGTTAAGTTATGCCTTCGTCGGTGCTGGTATTGGCGCACTAGGCTCAGTATTAGTAGAAGGTGGACAACTGGCAGGAGTTGGTAGTGATTTGCGGCGGTGGATAGCTATTATTACAGGTATAATGCTGATTTGGTTTGGTTTAGGGCAAGTTAAACCCGATTTTTTACCGCATATACCCCTATTACACCCCATATTAAAAGGGAATTTACACAACCGTCTGAGTGCGGCCATGCTGAAATTATCTGCACAAACTCAATGGTGGACACCAGCACTTTTAGGCATGACTTGGGGATTAATGCCCTGTGGTTTTTTATATGCGGCTCAAATTAAAGCTGCGGCTACAGGGAATTTGTGGCAAGCTACAGCAACAATGTTAGCTTTTGGAATTGGCACACTACCCATCATGTTGGGACTAGGTGTTTCCACGTCGTTAATTAGTCAATATCAGCGGAGTCAATTATTTCGCTTGGGTGGGTGGGTAACTCTGATTATTGGTGCAATTACCCTATTGCGAACGGGGGATACGATGACGGACTATAGCGGACACGCTGCCTTAATTTGTTTAAATCTCTCATTGATTGCCCGGCCTGTGAATAGTTTTTGGTCTGCACCTCTGCGTTACCGTCGGGCGCTGGGCGTTGGGGCTTTTGTGCTTTCGGTAGTACATACTATCCATAATCTTGAACACTCACTAGACTGGAATCTTACCGCTTTTTGGTTTTTACCGTTAGAATTTCAGTGGGGAATGAGTGCAGGGGCTGTGGCTTTGGTATTAATGCTCCCTGCGGCTTGTACAAGTTTTGATGTTATGCAAAAGTCCTTAGGTAAACATTGGCGGCATATTCATCTTTTGAGTGTACCAGCTTTGTTATTGAGTGCTATTCATACGGTTATGATTGGTTCTCATTATCTGGGGGCTGTAAGATTAAGTTGGCAAAACCAATTAGCAGCCGTGTTACTGAGTCTAATTACCTTAGCTGTATTGTTGATCCGTTCGCGGTATTCTTGGTTATATTTACGTCTAGAAAAATTTTATGTTCCTCCCAATAAATCGCGGTAAATTAACTATTTCTCTTGCACACAAAATCAAGTATCTATTATTAGTTTTATTTGGTTTAATAGTTACTACAAATACTCAAGTTTTAGCCCATACGGTGAAAATATCGGCAGATGTTGGTGCTACTATCCATATAGAACCTAATGATAATCCTCGCGCTGGAGAAGTTACTCAAGCTTGGTTTGCCCTGACTCGGAAAGGTGGTAAGGTAATTCCTTTAAAAGATTGTAATTGTCAGTTAGCTATTTATGCTGAACCTCATGCAGTGGGAGAACCAGCATTACTTGAACCTCCATTAAAACCTATTCAAGCTGAACGTTATCAAGGCATTCCAGGGGCAGAAGTAACTTTTCCCAAACCAGGGGCTTATCAGTTGCAATTAAGTGGTAAACCTGTGAATGAAGGAAGTTTTAAACCTTTTGAGTTAAAGTTTGTTGTCACTGTGGCTACAGGAAAGAATATAGATACTCTTCAATCTAGGCCAAGTGTAAATGAGAATCAGCAAGGAACAACAATTGGATTAGCACAACCTTTGATTTGGTTGGGAATTTTGCTGCTGTCTGGAGGGATTTTAGTTTTCTTGGTGCAAACAATGAAGAAGAATAATTAAAGTTAGTCTTTTTTGGCAGTTAACTGAATACTTGGATTTGGTAAAAATGTATATCTCAGATATAATCCTAACCACACAAATCCGATAATTAACAAAGTCCCAATTCCCAGAAAATTCGGCAACCAAAAAACTACCTCTACATGATTTATAGCCCCTGCTTTAATTGTCCATAGCAGTTGATTACCATGCTTTTCTGGTTGGATAGCATTTTCATCATTTTCAATATTCTTGACTCCCCAAGGTGTCTGTAGGCTAAAGTCTAGATTGACAATAGAACTATCACCTTTAGTGGTCAGCATAGCCAAAGAACGCAAATCTAAATCATAAACTAAATGATTTCTAGAAAATAGGAAAAAATTCGTATCTTCTGCAACTAAAGTTGAAGTAATATTTGATATTTCCGAACCATTATCATCTTCATCAGTTCGAGTATTAAAAAAGCCAGTGAATTTTTCTTGTAATTCTTTTGCACTGGTAAAGGGAATTTTAACAACGATTTCTGATGGTGAAATTCTCTCTGTTGAACCTGCTAATTGTCGCGCTCGTTGTTCTAAAGTTTTTAACCATTGTGATAGATAATCACTACTAAAAATAGTGATTTTTTCCGATAATTGAATATGTTGTACTAATTCACCATTATTAGTGCTGTTAAAGTTGACTCCTAAATCATACTTTACACAACCAGATAATAGTAATGAAGAAAAAATTACCATAAATACAATAGGTTTGATTTTGGTAAATTTTCCAATTTTCCTAATTAAAAAAAACACAGATTTGCTTAACTGTAATATCATCTTAATGAAAGTGAATACATTCATGACTAAATTTCTCCTTATTTACTAAAAACTTAACCAAACTAAATAGGAAATTGTTAAACCAACAGCAATTAAAGCTACCCAAACAAAATTATTATCTTTAGTATTGACTGTATTAAGGTCAATATATTCTCGTTCTCCAGGTTTTTGTTTAAATGTAGATTTTTTAGATTGAGAAGTGACAACTATTTTGGATTTGTGATCAGAAGTTATGTCCAAATCGGGAATTTCTGTCATCAATTCTTTAGGTCTGTTAAGTTTGGGCGCTTTTAAAATATATAGTAGGCGCTTTGCTTGTTGACGAATTTCATAATGGGGATGACGAATGAGTTGTTGACAAAGATTTATCGCTTCTTCCGAACGTCCCGCAGCTTCATAAGCATTCACCAACCAAATTTCGATTTCACCAGCAAAATGGGTATTGTTTTCTAATAGGGCGCTGGCTGTTTCTAGATTTTCTACAGATTTCCGATATTGACCATTTTCAAAAGCAGTTGTCCCCATTTGATAATGAGATTTAGCGAGTTCTAAATTTTCTGTGGTCATTGGTCATTGGTCAGTTGTCAGTTGTCAGTAGGGGCGAAGCATTTGGAAGATAAATTATCGGTCATTGCCAAAAATAGTTCTCCAAATGCTTCGCCCGTACAGTTGTCAGTTGTTACTCAATAACTTGAATTTTAACTTACCGCAGATTGTAGGTAAATGAAATTTTACCAATGAATCCTATAGGGGTTTAGCAATGCTAAACCCTTCCGAATTAATTTTGCTGTAACTTGTCCCCAATCTCGATTATTGTTTCGACTGATGAGAACCGAGGATCATTGTCCCAATTCCCACATCTGTAAATACTTCTAACAGTAAAGCATGAGGAATCCGCCCATCAATTATATGTGAAGCCTTGACTCCTTGAGCAAGCGATCGCACACAACAATTCACTTTAGGAATCATCCCTCCACTGACTATACCATCAGTAATTAATTGCCGCGCTTCCCGAATATCCACTTTCGGAATTAAAGTAGAAGGGTCTTTATAATCTCTTAAAATTCCTCTGGTATCAGTCAGCAAAATTAACTTTTCTGCGCCCAAAGCTGCGGCTATTTCCCCCGCTACCGTATCCGCGTTAATATTATAAGCCTGTCCAGTTTCATCAGCAGCCACGCTAGAAACAACGGGAATATAGCCATTACTAGCAAGTGTTTCTAAAATTTTGATATTGACATTACTAACTTCCCCCACAAACCCAATCCCTTCATCACCTTGAGGACGAGCCGTAATTAAGTTACCATCCTTACCACAAAGCCCTACAGCCATCCCTCCAGCTTGGTTAATCAAAGCGACAATTTCTTTATTTACCCGCCCCACTAACACCATTTCCACTACATCCATGGTTGCTGCATCAGTAACACGCAAACCATTTTTGAATTGCGCTTCAATTCCTAACTTGCCTAACCAACTATTAATTTCTGGACCACCACCATGCACTAGAATAGGCCGCAAGCCAACGCAAGATAAAAAGACCACATCACGAATAACTTTATCTTTGAGGTTACTATCCTTCATGGCTGCGCCACCGTATTTAACCACAACGGTACGACCAGCGAATTGTTGAATGTAAGGTAGTGCTTCGCTGAGAATTTCTACGCGATTAGCTTCAGCTTGCCTGATATACTCTATATCATTAATCATGTTATTACCCAAGTTGCTAGTTATCTAGTTTATGGGATAACTAGCAACAAGAGTTAATCAGCTATGGTGATAGGAGCAGGGGGAAATATTTATGCCCTATTCCCTATTCCTAAGAGAGTTGAAACAAGAAAGTGACTAAATCTCCTTTACCCAAGCTGATGCGATCGCCTGGACGGAGGCGATGTCTGTTTCCAGGTAACAGAGGTAAGTTATTGACATAAGTACCATTGGAACTACCTGCATCTTCTAGATAACAAGCATCTCCCTCAATCCGAATGTCTGAGTGAATCCGCGAAACAATTTCCGAATTTGGGAACCCAGAAACATCTATATCGGGAGGAATACGATCATTCGGCTTACCAATATGCACAACCGAGAGATTTTGTGGTAATTCTATTTCTTGGTTAGCTTGAACATGGAATAA is a window encoding:
- the argB gene encoding acetylglutamate kinase, translating into MINDIEYIRQAEANRVEILSEALPYIQQFAGRTVVVKYGGAAMKDSNLKDKVIRDVVFLSCVGLRPILVHGGGPEINSWLGKLGIEAQFKNGLRVTDAATMDVVEMVLVGRVNKEIVALINQAGGMAVGLCGKDGNLITARPQGDEGIGFVGEVSNVNIKILETLASNGYIPVVSSVAADETGQAYNINADTVAGEIAAALGAEKLILLTDTRGILRDYKDPSTLIPKVDIREARQLITDGIVSGGMIPKVNCCVRSLAQGVKASHIIDGRIPHALLLEVFTDVGIGTMILGSHQSKQ